The following coding sequences are from one Poecilia reticulata strain Guanapo linkage group LG18, Guppy_female_1.0+MT, whole genome shotgun sequence window:
- the slc12a6 gene encoding solute carrier family 12 member 6 isoform X4, which produces MSSVRFTVTPTKVEDLTGLSDTSPDISSRPSAHVRFGSRESVNRSDPVSEGSAGGTMFGGMGGNETPDRSSIDQGEGNSKISSVYINNSHGMDDDEFFDRNLALFEEEMDTRPKVSSLLSRLANYTNLTQGAKEHEEAESIGEKKKTSKSPQMGTFMGVYLPCLQNIFGVILFLRLTWVVGTAGVLQALCIVFICCCCTLLTAISMSAIATNGVVPAGGSYFMISRSLGPEFGGAVGICFYLGTTFAGAMYILGAIEILLMYIVPQAEIFKGGGAAVLNNMRVYGSICLLLMSLLVFVGVKYVNKLASIFLACVIVSIVSIYIGAFVSAFHEHKFTVCMLGNRTISSHDQCNKTVPVGIKDTTGNFDSNFTLGYENSTAGPVVVPTAAPAAEEKPTLLWEEFCHSTELNATCDEYFTANNFTEIKGIPGLASGIISENLWSSYIGKGEVLEKSSLSSSHSSPPASPTHPYVFADITTSFTLLVGIFFPSVTGIMAGSNRSGDLKDAQRSIPIGTILAILTTSFVYLSSVVLFGACIDGVVLRDKFGESVDGTLVVGTLAWPSPWVIVIGSFFSTCGAGLQSLTGAPRLLQAIAKDNIIPFLRVFGHGKANGEPTWALLLTALIAELGILIASLDLVAPILTMFFLMCYLFVNLACALQTLLRTPNWRPRFSYYHWTLSFLGMIICLALMFISSWYYAIVAMVIAGMIYKYIEYHGAEKEWGDGIRGLSLSAARYALLRLEEGPPHTKNWRPQLLVLLKLDEDAHVKSPRLLTFASQLKAGKGLTIVGTVVSGNFLQTYGEALAAEQTLKHLMEKERVKGFVQCIVAQKPREGISHMIQSSGLGGMKPNTVVMGWPHTWRQSEDPQAWKTFINTVRVTTAAHLALLVPKNISLFPSNSEPPTDGYIDIWWIVHDGGMLMLLPFLLRQHKVWRKCGMRIFTVAQMEDNSIQMKKDLATFLYHLRIEAEVEVVEMHNSDISAYTYERTLMMEQRSQMLRQMRLSKSDREKERVRWSFDDVYLSPRFRSTEGHTSNPIKDDRDRQVQRGRKRERNEN; this is translated from the exons ATGTCATCGGTCCGCTTCACGGTGACGCCCACCAAGGTTGAGGACCTCACGGGGCTGTCTGACACGTCGCCCGACATCAGCTCCCGCCCGTCCGCCCACGTTCGCTTCGGCTCCAGGGAGAGCGTCAATCGCAGTGACCCGGTGAGCGAGGGGTCCGCAGGTGGGACGATGTTTGGAGGAATGGGAGGGAACGAAACGCCGGACCGCAGCAGCATAGACCAAG GGGAGGGGAACTCTAAGATCTCCAGTGTTTACATCAACAACAGTCATGGGATGGATGACGATGAATTTTTCGACAGGAACTTGGCCTTATTTGAG GAGGAGATGGACACTAGGCCGAAGGTGTCTTCTCTGCTCAGCCGCCTGGCTAACTACACCAACTTGACGCAGGGAGCAAAGGAGCATGAGGAGGCTGAGAGCATcggggaaaagaagaaaaccagcAAG tcgCCGCAGATGGGGACGTTCATGGGCGTCTACCTCCCTTGCCTTCAGAACATCTTTGGAGTCATCCTGTTCCTGAGGTTGACGTGGGTGGTGGGGACCGCCGGCGTGCTGCAGGCCCTCTGCATCGTCTTCatatgctgctgctgt ACGTTGCTGACTGCTATTTCAATGAGCGCGATTGCCACTAATGGAGTTGTGCCAG CTGGAGGCTCCTACTTCATGATCAGCCGCTCTCTGGGTCCAGAGTTCGGAGGGGCCGTGGGGATCTGTTTCTACCTGGGCACCACCTTCGCTGGGGCCATGTACATCCTGGGAGCCATCGAGATCTTACTG ATGTACATTGTTCCTCAGGCAGAAATCTTTAAAGGTGGCGGGGCGGCAGTGTTGAACAACATGCGGGTCTACGGCAGCATCTGTCTCCTCCTCATGTCGCTGCTCGTCTTTGTTGGTGTGAAGTATGTCAACAAACTGGCCTCCATCTTCCTGGCCTGTGTCATCGTCTCCATCGTTTCCATCTACATCGGAGCGTTTGTCTCCGCTTTCCACGAGCATAAATTTAC cGTGTGCATGCTGGGAAATAGAACCATCAGCAGCCACGACCAGTGTAATAAAACCGTCCCGGTGGGAATCAAAGACACAACGGGGAACTTTGACAGCAACTTCACACTCGGCTACG AAAACAGCACAGCTGGACCAGTCGTTGTCCCCACCGCTGCGCCAGCTGCGGAGGAGAAACCCACACTTCTTTGGGAAGAATTTTGCCACAGCACTGAACTCAACGCCACCTGTGATGAATACTTCACCGCTAATAACTTCACTGAGATTAAAGGGATTCCTGGGCTGGCCAGCGGCATCATTTCAG AGAACCTGTGGAGCTCCTACATCGGCAAAGGAGAGGTTCTGGAGAAAAGCTCGCTCAGCTCCTCTCATTCGTCACCTCCAGCATCACCAACTCATCCATACGTGTTCGCCGACATCACCACCTCCTTCACCCTGCTGGTGGGCATCTTCTTCCCTTCGGTCACAG GAATCATGGCTGGTTCAAATCGGTCAGGAGATTTAAAAGACGCACAGCGCTCCATCCCCATCGGAACCATCCTCGCTATCCTCACTACCTCTTTTGTTT ACCTGAGCAGCGTCGTGTTGTTCGGCGCCTGCATCGACGGCGTCGTCCTCAGAGACAA GTTTGGAGAGTCGGTTGACGGCACTCTGGTTGTTGGCACGCTGGCCTGGCCGTCTCCTTGGGTCATTGTGATTGGCTCCTTCTTCTCAACATGTGGCGCAGGTCTTCAGTCGCTGACTGGCGCGCCACGACTGCTGCAGGCCATCGCCAAGGACAACATCATCCCATTTCTACGG GTCTTTGGACATGGGAAAGCTAACGGCGAGCCCACCTGGGCTCTGCTCCTGACTGCGCTGATAGCAGAGCTGGGGATTCTCATCGCCTCTCTGGATCTGGTCGCTCCCATCCTCACAAT GTTCTTCCTGATGTGTTACTTGTTTGTTAACCTGGCCTGCGCCCTGCAGACGCTGCTCAGGACCCCAAACTGGAGGCCCCGTTTCTCCTACTACCACTG GACCTTGTCGTTTCTGGGGATGATCATCTGCCTCGCTCTCATGTTCATATCTTCTTGGTACTACGCAATCGTTGCCATGGTGATCGCTGGCATGATCTACAAATACATTGAATATCATGG GGCAGAGAAGGAGTGGGGAGACGGGATCCGCGGTCTGTCACTCAGTGCTGCCCGCTATGCCCTCCTGAGGCTGGAGGAGGGACCACCACACACCAAGAACTGGAG GCCCCAACTGCTGGTGTTGCTAAAGCTGGACGAAGATGCTCACGTCAAGTCTCCGCGACTGCTGACGTTCGCCAGCCAGCTGAAAGCAGGAAAGGGCCTCACCATCGTCGGCACGGTTGTCTCGGGAAACTTCCTGCAGACTTACGGAGAGGCTCTAGCTGCAGAACAG actttgaaGCATCTCATGGAGAAGGAACGGGTGAAGGGCTTCGTTCAGTGCATAGTGGCTCAAAAGCCCCGTGAGGGAATCAGTCACATGATCCAGTCGAGTGGCCTGGGAGGAATGAAGCCCAACACAGTGGTGATGGGCTGGCCGCACACCTGGAGGCAGAGCGAAGACCCGCAGGCCTGGAAGACCTTCATCA ATACGGTCCGAGTGACCACGGCGGCCCACCTGGCTCTGCTGGTGCCTAAAAACATCTCCCTGTTCCCCAGCAATAGTGAGCCGCCCACCGACGGCTACATCGACATATGGTGGATCGTCCATGACGGGGggatgctgatgctgctgccgtTTCTCCTTCGCCAACACAAG GTGTGGCGTAAATGTGGGATGCGAATCTTCACCGTGGCTCAGATGGAGGACAACTCTATTCAGATGAAGAAGGATCTGGCAACGTTTCTCTATCACCTTCGTATTGAAGCTGAGGTGGAAGTAGTGGAGATG CATAACAGCGACATCAGTGCGTACACCTACGAAAGGACACTGATGATGGAGCAGAGGTCTCAGATGCTCAGACAAATGCGACTCTCTAAatcagacagagaaaaagaa AGGGTGCGCTGGAGTTTTGACGAT
- the slc12a6 gene encoding solute carrier family 12 member 6 isoform X5 produces MSSVRFTVTPTKVEDLTGLSDTSPDISSRPSAHVRFGSRESVNRSDPVSEGSAGGTMFGGMGGNETPDRSSIDQGEGNSKISSVYINNSHGMDDDEFFDRNLALFEEEMDTRPKVSSLLSRLANYTNLTQGAKEHEEAESIGEKKKTSKSPQMGTFMGVYLPCLQNIFGVILFLRLTWVVGTAGVLQALCIVFICCCCTLLTAISMSAIATNGVVPAGGSYFMISRSLGPEFGGAVGICFYLGTTFAGAMYILGAIEILLMYIVPQAEIFKGGGAAVLNNMRVYGSICLLLMSLLVFVGVKYVNKLASIFLACVIVSIVSIYIGAFVSAFHEHKFTVCMLGNRTISSHDQCNKTVPVGIKDTTGNFDSNFTLGYENSTAGPVVVPTAAPAAEEKPTLLWEEFCHSTELNATCDEYFTANNFTEIKGIPGLASGIISENLWSSYIGKGEVLEKSSLSSSHSSPPASPTHPYVFADITTSFTLLVGIFFPSVTGIMAGSNRSGDLKDAQRSIPIGTILAILTTSFVYLSSVVLFGACIDGVVLRDKFGESVDGTLVVGTLAWPSPWVIVIGSFFSTCGAGLQSLTGAPRLLQAIAKDNIIPFLRVFGHGKANGEPTWALLLTALIAELGILIASLDLVAPILTMFFLMCYLFVNLACALQTLLRTPNWRPRFSYYHWTLSFLGMIICLALMFISSWYYAIVAMVIAGMIYKYIEYHGAEKEWGDGIRGLSLSAARYALLRLEEGPPHTKNWRPQLLVLLKLDEDAHVKSPRLLTFASQLKAGKGLTIVGTVVSGNFLQTYGEALAAEQTLKHLMEKERVKGFVQCIVAQKPREGISHMIQSSGLGGMKPNTVVMGWPHTWRQSEDPQAWKTFINTVRVTTAAHLALLVPKNISLFPSNSEPPTDGYIDIWWIVHDGGMLMLLPFLLRQHKVWRKCGMRIFTVAQMEDNSIQMKKDLATFLYHLRIEAEVEVVEMHNSDISAYTYERTLMMEQRSQMLRQMRLSKSDREKEVYLSPRFRSTEGHTSNPIKDDRDRQVQRGRKRERNEN; encoded by the exons ATGTCATCGGTCCGCTTCACGGTGACGCCCACCAAGGTTGAGGACCTCACGGGGCTGTCTGACACGTCGCCCGACATCAGCTCCCGCCCGTCCGCCCACGTTCGCTTCGGCTCCAGGGAGAGCGTCAATCGCAGTGACCCGGTGAGCGAGGGGTCCGCAGGTGGGACGATGTTTGGAGGAATGGGAGGGAACGAAACGCCGGACCGCAGCAGCATAGACCAAG GGGAGGGGAACTCTAAGATCTCCAGTGTTTACATCAACAACAGTCATGGGATGGATGACGATGAATTTTTCGACAGGAACTTGGCCTTATTTGAG GAGGAGATGGACACTAGGCCGAAGGTGTCTTCTCTGCTCAGCCGCCTGGCTAACTACACCAACTTGACGCAGGGAGCAAAGGAGCATGAGGAGGCTGAGAGCATcggggaaaagaagaaaaccagcAAG tcgCCGCAGATGGGGACGTTCATGGGCGTCTACCTCCCTTGCCTTCAGAACATCTTTGGAGTCATCCTGTTCCTGAGGTTGACGTGGGTGGTGGGGACCGCCGGCGTGCTGCAGGCCCTCTGCATCGTCTTCatatgctgctgctgt ACGTTGCTGACTGCTATTTCAATGAGCGCGATTGCCACTAATGGAGTTGTGCCAG CTGGAGGCTCCTACTTCATGATCAGCCGCTCTCTGGGTCCAGAGTTCGGAGGGGCCGTGGGGATCTGTTTCTACCTGGGCACCACCTTCGCTGGGGCCATGTACATCCTGGGAGCCATCGAGATCTTACTG ATGTACATTGTTCCTCAGGCAGAAATCTTTAAAGGTGGCGGGGCGGCAGTGTTGAACAACATGCGGGTCTACGGCAGCATCTGTCTCCTCCTCATGTCGCTGCTCGTCTTTGTTGGTGTGAAGTATGTCAACAAACTGGCCTCCATCTTCCTGGCCTGTGTCATCGTCTCCATCGTTTCCATCTACATCGGAGCGTTTGTCTCCGCTTTCCACGAGCATAAATTTAC cGTGTGCATGCTGGGAAATAGAACCATCAGCAGCCACGACCAGTGTAATAAAACCGTCCCGGTGGGAATCAAAGACACAACGGGGAACTTTGACAGCAACTTCACACTCGGCTACG AAAACAGCACAGCTGGACCAGTCGTTGTCCCCACCGCTGCGCCAGCTGCGGAGGAGAAACCCACACTTCTTTGGGAAGAATTTTGCCACAGCACTGAACTCAACGCCACCTGTGATGAATACTTCACCGCTAATAACTTCACTGAGATTAAAGGGATTCCTGGGCTGGCCAGCGGCATCATTTCAG AGAACCTGTGGAGCTCCTACATCGGCAAAGGAGAGGTTCTGGAGAAAAGCTCGCTCAGCTCCTCTCATTCGTCACCTCCAGCATCACCAACTCATCCATACGTGTTCGCCGACATCACCACCTCCTTCACCCTGCTGGTGGGCATCTTCTTCCCTTCGGTCACAG GAATCATGGCTGGTTCAAATCGGTCAGGAGATTTAAAAGACGCACAGCGCTCCATCCCCATCGGAACCATCCTCGCTATCCTCACTACCTCTTTTGTTT ACCTGAGCAGCGTCGTGTTGTTCGGCGCCTGCATCGACGGCGTCGTCCTCAGAGACAA GTTTGGAGAGTCGGTTGACGGCACTCTGGTTGTTGGCACGCTGGCCTGGCCGTCTCCTTGGGTCATTGTGATTGGCTCCTTCTTCTCAACATGTGGCGCAGGTCTTCAGTCGCTGACTGGCGCGCCACGACTGCTGCAGGCCATCGCCAAGGACAACATCATCCCATTTCTACGG GTCTTTGGACATGGGAAAGCTAACGGCGAGCCCACCTGGGCTCTGCTCCTGACTGCGCTGATAGCAGAGCTGGGGATTCTCATCGCCTCTCTGGATCTGGTCGCTCCCATCCTCACAAT GTTCTTCCTGATGTGTTACTTGTTTGTTAACCTGGCCTGCGCCCTGCAGACGCTGCTCAGGACCCCAAACTGGAGGCCCCGTTTCTCCTACTACCACTG GACCTTGTCGTTTCTGGGGATGATCATCTGCCTCGCTCTCATGTTCATATCTTCTTGGTACTACGCAATCGTTGCCATGGTGATCGCTGGCATGATCTACAAATACATTGAATATCATGG GGCAGAGAAGGAGTGGGGAGACGGGATCCGCGGTCTGTCACTCAGTGCTGCCCGCTATGCCCTCCTGAGGCTGGAGGAGGGACCACCACACACCAAGAACTGGAG GCCCCAACTGCTGGTGTTGCTAAAGCTGGACGAAGATGCTCACGTCAAGTCTCCGCGACTGCTGACGTTCGCCAGCCAGCTGAAAGCAGGAAAGGGCCTCACCATCGTCGGCACGGTTGTCTCGGGAAACTTCCTGCAGACTTACGGAGAGGCTCTAGCTGCAGAACAG actttgaaGCATCTCATGGAGAAGGAACGGGTGAAGGGCTTCGTTCAGTGCATAGTGGCTCAAAAGCCCCGTGAGGGAATCAGTCACATGATCCAGTCGAGTGGCCTGGGAGGAATGAAGCCCAACACAGTGGTGATGGGCTGGCCGCACACCTGGAGGCAGAGCGAAGACCCGCAGGCCTGGAAGACCTTCATCA ATACGGTCCGAGTGACCACGGCGGCCCACCTGGCTCTGCTGGTGCCTAAAAACATCTCCCTGTTCCCCAGCAATAGTGAGCCGCCCACCGACGGCTACATCGACATATGGTGGATCGTCCATGACGGGGggatgctgatgctgctgccgtTTCTCCTTCGCCAACACAAG GTGTGGCGTAAATGTGGGATGCGAATCTTCACCGTGGCTCAGATGGAGGACAACTCTATTCAGATGAAGAAGGATCTGGCAACGTTTCTCTATCACCTTCGTATTGAAGCTGAGGTGGAAGTAGTGGAGATG CATAACAGCGACATCAGTGCGTACACCTACGAAAGGACACTGATGATGGAGCAGAGGTCTCAGATGCTCAGACAAATGCGACTCTCTAAatcagacagagaaaaagaa